One genomic window of Azospirillum thermophilum includes the following:
- a CDS encoding 3-hydroxybutyryl-CoA dehydrogenase, whose protein sequence is MGARESVPDGGPSPAGTGKEVIACVGAGRMGAGIAHVFAYAGHPVRLIDAKPRPEEEFRRLAAETLAGIADGLRALSEFGLLDEDDIARILPRITILPRGRVAEGLADARFVFEGVPEVLEAKREAFALIGAHAAADAVVASTTSTFLATTLAGMIARPERYLNAHWLNPAYLVPLVELSPAPATGEDAIRALEGLLEAVGKVPVRCAASPGYIVPRLQALCMNEAARMVEEGVATAEDIDRAVRVGFGFRFAVLGLLEFIDWGGGDILYYASRYLVEATGQERFASPAIVGRNMAEGNIGLKTGRGFYDFSTMDVPAYRKERLGRFLALLRHGGMARPPA, encoded by the coding sequence ATGGGCGCGCGGGAGAGCGTCCCGGACGGCGGACCGTCCCCTGCCGGCACGGGGAAAGAGGTGATCGCCTGCGTCGGAGCGGGACGCATGGGGGCGGGCATCGCCCACGTCTTCGCCTATGCCGGCCATCCCGTCCGGCTGATCGACGCCAAGCCGAGGCCGGAGGAGGAGTTCCGCCGGCTGGCGGCGGAGACCCTGGCGGGGATCGCCGACGGGCTGCGCGCGCTGTCGGAATTCGGGCTGCTGGACGAGGACGACATCGCCCGCATCCTGCCGCGCATCACGATCCTGCCGCGCGGCCGGGTCGCGGAGGGGCTGGCCGATGCCCGCTTCGTCTTCGAGGGGGTGCCGGAGGTGCTGGAGGCCAAGCGCGAGGCCTTCGCGCTGATCGGCGCCCATGCGGCGGCCGACGCGGTGGTGGCGTCCACCACCTCCACCTTCCTCGCCACGACGCTGGCCGGGATGATCGCGCGGCCGGAGCGCTACCTGAACGCCCACTGGCTGAACCCGGCCTATCTGGTGCCGCTGGTCGAGCTGAGCCCGGCGCCGGCGACGGGGGAGGACGCCATCCGGGCGCTGGAGGGGCTGCTGGAGGCGGTCGGCAAGGTGCCGGTGCGCTGCGCCGCCTCCCCCGGCTACATCGTGCCGCGGCTGCAGGCGCTGTGCATGAACGAAGCCGCCCGCATGGTGGAGGAGGGGGTGGCGACGGCCGAGGACATCGACCGCGCCGTGCGGGTCGGCTTCGGCTTCCGCTTCGCCGTGCTCGGGCTGCTGGAGTTCATCGACTGGGGCGGCGGCGACATCCTCTATTACGCCAGCCGCTATCTGGTGGAGGCGACGGGGCAGGAGCGCTTCGCCTCGCCGGCGATCGTCGGGCGCAACATGGCCGAAGGGAACATCGGCCTGAAGACCGGCCGCGGATTCTACGATTTCTCGACCATGGACGTGCCGGCCTACCGCAAGGAGCGGCTGGGCCGGTTCCTGGCGCTGCTGCGGCACGGCGGGATGGC